In the genome of Spirochaetota bacterium, the window ACAACGTGTTCAACGACGACGATCCCGAGGTGGTGCAGGTCACCGGCGAGATGAACGAACAGCTCGTCCAGTTCGTGAGCGGGCTGGACGTGCTCGTGTCCGATTCCCAGTACACCCCCGCCGAGTACCCCTCGCACCGCGGCTGGGGACACAGTACCACCCATCATGTCGTGAATATGGCGCTCAAGGCGGGGGTCAAGAAGCTCTTCTTCTTCCACCACGAGCCGCAGCGCAGCGACGAGGAGCTCGATCTCCTCGTGTACCATTACAACGAGCGCGTGCGCGCGCGCGGCTTCACCATGGAGATCGACGCCGCGCGGGAAGGCGTCGCCTTCCCGGTGTAGGCTAATCCCCCGAATAGAGAACGGTCAGGTTTTTGAGTGCCTTGACGGCCTTTAGGTAATTGAGCGGCATGGATGTTTTCAGGTGGTGCGTGGCAAAGGCTATGTACCTGTTGGGGTGCATCTCGTCCGGGCGCGTGGCATCCACGATCTCCCATCGGTTCCCCGTATACGCCTCGGCCCACATGTGATACACGAACACGTTTTTCTCGCCCATGAACTCGTCGGTGAAGAGCATACCCACAACGGCGCGGGCCGGAACGCCCCGCGCGCGCAGGATTGCGATTACAAGCATGGCGTGTTCGGTGCAGTCGCCGGTTCTGGATGCGGCGATCTCTTCCGCGGGCAGGAAGGGTACCCCCAGCTGTTTGTGGTCTATATAGTTATATACGAAGCGTGCGACTTCCCGGATTTCCGGGGTTTTTCCCCTGAACTGCGCGGCGAGCTTAGTAATGGACGGGCTTGCGATGGTCAGGAAGCGGGTATCGGCGGTGTCATCCGATGCGGGACCGGGGGCGGGTTCGAGAAGGCCGGCCCGTAACGTGATGAATTTCCTGTCGCTTGATGATTTTTCCTCGAGCACCTTCTGGAATGGCGTATCGGGAAGAGAGAATCCCTTGTCCTCGGAGGAGAGCGTGTAAGTGGTCACCGCTTCGGAAAATATCCGTGCGGAGTCCCCCAGTACGGGCACCACGTAACTTCCCGGGTCAAGCGACCATGAGCGCCGCGAAGCCCCGAAAAAAAGCCCCCCCACGACAAGCGCAGCCAGGCAGGCTCCCGCAACCATCCTTCCTGTCGGTTTCATGGGTCAGTCCGCGCGTACCAGCTCGATCCGGTTGTTCAGCATTTCGACCACGACGAGCACCGCGACGCCCTCCTCGTCGATGTAGGAGTCGGAAAATTTCACCGCATCTATGGTCTGGCTGACATGGATGAGACGCATGCTCCTGCCGTTCACCTCCACGGTCTCGCGTCCCATCGAACGCGCGGTCATGCTTATGCTCCGGTCCCGTTCGATGGATGGATCGTAAACCTGGGCGCTTATCTCCAGGTCTTTCCTGAATCCGCCCTCGATGAGCTTCGCAAGAAAATAATTTCCATCGAGAATGAAATCCCCGGGCAGCGTGATCACCGCCCTGTTCGCGCCCTCCCGGAGCTCGATCTCCCGCCCCTTGAACACGGCCACCGTATCGACGTTCTGCACGGCGGAGCCGGTGTCGATTTTGTTGTAGGATTCGTATTTGAGCGGCTTGAAGTCCAGGGTCTCGGTCATGATGTGCCGGGTCGTGTTCTTCACGTCCGCCAGCCCCATGGTAAGGTCGCTGGATATGATGTATCGGTCCCCTTCTCTTTTGTTCGTGACCACCGCCTCGCCGATAAAGACGCCCCGCGTGTGCATCTTGTACTTCCAGGTGCCCAGGGGAATCCGGTCGGGGGTCTTCCCGCATCCCGGTGCGGGGCCCAGCAGGACAAGGACGAAAAACAGCGCGGCGATCTTTTTCATGGCGTTTCCCTTACTTGAAGTGATCGAATCCGCCCGTCCCGGCCTTTACCATTACGCCGTTGCGGACGAGCGAGTATCCCTTGTCGGTGATCTTGCCGATCGCGGTGACCGGGATCCCGTTAAGGTTGACATTCATGGTGGCGCTCAGGTCGCGCGGCGAGGTGAAGAGCAGCTCGTATTCCTCGCCGCTCTCGAGCGCGTAGGTGCGGGGATCGGATCCCGTTTCCCGGGTGAACGCCTTGAGGCCGGGGGAGATGGGAAGCGCGTCGGTATCGATTACGAATCCCCTGCCGCTTTCCGTGCAGATATGGCGGAGGTCCGATAGTATCCCGTCCGAAACGTCCACCATCGCCGTGGGCGCGAACACCTGGGAAATTTCCTGGACGATGCCGACCCGCGCCATGGGTCTCACGTGTTTTCGAACCAGGTCCGGGTAGCGGCCGATGCGCGCACGGTCGCCGGTTTTGAGTATCTCGAGCCCGGCCATCGAGTCGCCGGTCGTGGACGTCAGGTAGACGATGTCGCCCGCTGCCGCGCCGTCGCGCGCAGCGAGTTTTTTCCTGGGGACCTCGCCGTAGAGCGCGATGCTAAGCGTAAGCACGTCCGATTTTGAGGTGTCGCCCCCCGCGATTATGGTTCCCGACTGGTTCGCGGCCTCTATCATGCCCTCGTACAGCTCCAGAACGTATTCCTCCATCGTGTCGGCGGGGATGCCGATCGCGACAAGCGCGAAGCGGGGCGAGCCGCACATCGATGCGATATCCGATACGTTGCCCATCATGGCCTTGAAGCCGATATCCGCCGGTCTGCCGAAGTCCCTGCTGAAATGCACGTGCTCGACGCTGATATCGGTGGTGAGAAGCCCGAATGTGGAATCGTCGACGGCGAAGACGGCGCAATCGTCCCCGATCCCCTTAAAAAGAGATTCGGGATGCGGAAGGCCCGTTTTCCCCACGCGTTCCCGGATCTTGCCCAGGAGGTCCCACTCGCTCGTGATGCGCATCAGCCCAGGTATTTCTCCTTTATGAATTCCGCCCGCGCCCTGCATTTCTTGTAGCCGATAAGCGGTATCGCCAGGTCGAGCTCCGGTCCCGCGAGCGAGCCCGTGAGCAGCGCCCGTACCGGGTGGAATAGCTTTTTGCCCTTCAAGCCCGTTCCCGCCTTGATGCGGTTGACGAGCTCGGTCGAAAAATTATCTTCGTTGAGCTCGCCGGAGAGGAGGCGCTGCGCCTCGGCGATGATCTTTTTCGAATCGTCCTCGCGCAGCATCGCGTCCGCCTCGGCGTCGGGTTCCATCACCTCTGCCAGGAAGGGCGGCGCGAATTTCGTGACATCGGAAAGCACCTCGCAGTTGCCCCGCACAAGGTCGATGACTTTCTCGAGCCAGGGGCGCGGGAACGAAGCGGTATCGAACCCCGCCTCCTCGAGGTAGGGAATGCAGAGGTCGGTTATGCGTCCCGGGTCCGCGCTTCGAATGTAGTTCCCGTTCATCCAGCGCAGCTTCACGAAATCGAAGACCGCCGCGCTGCGGGCGAGGTGCTCAAGCTCGATCTGCCGGACGATTTCTTCGAAGGGGATGATCTCTTCGCCGGACTCGGTTGCCCATCCGAGCATGGAAAGATAGTTCACCAGCGCCTCGGGCAGATAGCCTTCCCGGCGGTACATCTCTACCGAGGTGATGCCGTGGCGCTTGGAGAGCTTCGCGCGGTCGGGCCCCAGCACGAGCGCCAGGTGCGCGTATTCCGGCTCGGGGAGCCCCAGCGCCCGCGCGATAAGCACCTGCTTGGGCGTGTTGGGCAGATGGTCCTCGCCGCGGATCACGTGCGTGATCTTCATGAGGGTGTCGTCTATGGTCACTATATAGTTATATATGGGCGTGCCGTCCGAGCGGACGATGATGAAGTCGCCGCCGATATTCTCGCTCGCGAACACGACGCGTCCCTTGACGTGATCATTAATGGCTATCGTCTCCCCGTCGGGTACCAGGAAACGCACGGTGGGCCTGCGTCCCTGGGTCTCGAAATTCCGGCGCTGAGTTTCCGACAGGTTGCGGCAGGTGCCGGGATATACGAACGGCCTTCCCTCGCTCGTCGCGCTCCTGCGTCCCGCCTCGAGCTCCTCCGGGGAGCAGTAGCAGTGATAGGCTTTCCCCTGTGCGAGAAGCTTCTCGGTATAGGTGCGATAGATGTCGAATCGCTCGGACTGCCGGTAGGGCCCTAAGTCCCCCCCTGCGTCCGGCCCCTCGTCCCAGCGGATGCCCAGCCAGCGGAGATCCTCGAGAATGGATTTCTCGGATTCGAGGGAGCTTCGCTCCATGTCGGTGTCCTCGATGCGCAGCACGTAGGTCGCGCCCGTCTTTTTCGCTATCACATAGTTGCACACCGCGGTGCGCGCGTTCCCGATATGGAGAAAACCCGTGGGGCTTGGCGCGAATCTGACTCTCATTAGTATACTCTCCCCGGCGGCCCGGCGGGCCGCCCCTGCACTATCATCCGGGCGTTCCGGCCTGCCCGGCGCTTACCTAATAATCCCCCAGCCGTACGGAGGGTTTGCCCGTCACGATCTCGTTGGCGTCGCGTTCCAGCCGCTGTTCGAGCTTGCGGATCTTCTCGACGACCTCGTCGGTGAAAAGCACCTTGCCGCAACGCATGCACTGGAAGGCCGGTATGTTTTCGAGGGTGAAAAAGAAGTTTTCGGAGCCCTTTCGATAGGTACTCCTGCCCTCGATGAGCACGCCGCCGCAGCTGCATTCCATTGTCGAGTCCTCACAGTGTCGATTCCGCGCCTTTGCGCAGCAGTTCGGGTGGTAGCGGAGCGCGAAATGCGGTCAAGTCCGGTAACGGGCCGGGATTGCACACCTATAGGGCACCGATCGTCATTGTCAAGATATAAATCCCCCGGACAGCCTGCGGATTAATTCACGGAAACAATATAGCGGTTTTACAGTAATTTCACTGCCCGTGGACACATTCTGTCAGTGTCGCCGATATACAGGAGGCTTATTGTGAGCACACTGGCCGATGCGGCCGCTGGAACGGACCTCCCGGGGACGAAGGGTGGTGGTATGTCCAATCGCAGCACCAGTGCGCCAAGGGCGCTCAGGACGATCGAATCGATCAAAGCGCGCAGCATGAGCATCATGACCATCGCGTGCAGCCCTTTTTATGTCCGGGAGTCCGCCCTGATATCCGACCTCGCCGACGACCTGTCCGACAGGGAATCCGTATTCGCCCTCGGGGTGGTGGACGGCGCACTGCGCACGATTGGAATCATCGTGCGGAGGGAGCTTTTCGATACGCTGGGCAGGCAATTCGGCCGGGACCTCTACAAGAACAAGCGGGTGAACCTCGTCATGCGGGCGAGCACGGTCTTCGAAGCCGATCGCACCATCTTTTCGGTGGAAGAAGAGCTTTCCAGCATACTGTACGGGCCTAAGAATCACTACTTCGCCATTGCGGACAATACGTGCCGTTTCGCGGGCATATTTTCCACCAGGGATATGCTCATTTTCCTTTCTCAGCTTACGAAACGGGATATAGACCTCGCGCGGCGCCTCCAGGCGAGCATGGTTCCCGGGGAGTTCTCTTTCCAGGGCGACAGGGTGGGCATAGCGGCGGGATCGGTAATGGCCAAGGGGGTGGGGGGCGATTACTACTACCTGGACAGGTATGATGCGGAAAACTGGGCAATCATGCTCTGCGACGTTTCGGGAAAGGGAATTGCGGCATCGCTGATATCGGCCATCATCGGGGGGATGGCGAGCGTGTATGATTTTTCGATGGGAATGCGGAATTTCGTGCTGAAATTGAACGCGTTCATAGCCTCGACATTCGAATCCGAAAAATTCATCACGGGGATGTTTGCCAACCTGGGCGATCGAAACGGCGAGCTTACCCTGTTCGACATGGGTCATTCGCAGATATACCTGTTCCGGAACGGCGCCATGGTAAGGATCGCCACGAAGGATGATAATATTCCCGTGGGCGTTCGACCCGACATCCAGCCGCGGGCGGCGAAACTTTTAATGAAAGCCGGCGACGTGCTTATCGTGGTAACGGACGGTTTCCTGGAGCAGCCCAACCCCGCGAACGAAGAATACGGCATCGCGCGCCTGGGCGGGATTGTCGCCGCATTCAGGGAAAAAGGCCTCAGGCGCATGAAAGACGAAGTGATCTCTTCGGTGCACCTGTTCAGGAAATCCCAGGCGCAGCTTGACGATATGACTATCCTGTTCATTGAGTACCTTGGAAAGGACGGTTCACCATGAAACGAGGCGGGAGGGAGTGTGCCCTTGATGGAAAACATGCTGTCGAAACAGGAATACTACGTAAATCAGGCGGCCAGGGTTCTCCCGTCCGAATGGGAGCGCGTGATGAATTCGGTGGAGTTTGCCTTCCAGCCCATCGTAAATCCGCTCACCGGGATCACGTTCGGCCTCGAGGCCCTGGTGCGCGGTACCGAAAGGGCGGGTTTTGCCTCGATCCAGGACATGTTCGATACCGCGTTTCGCGAAGGGACGCTCTTTGGCCTTGATATCCGCCTTCGCATACTCGCGATCGAGCGCTTTGGAGCCCTTTCGTTCCATCGCAAGGTGAAGCTCTTCTATAATTACGACCCCAGGGTCCACGAGATGTCCGATTATACCTGCGGGATCACCGAGCAAATCCTTGCCGATGCGAATCTCGACCACAGCGTGATCACCTTCGAGATAAGCGAGCGGTACAAGGTCCGTTCGGACGGCGAATTCATGGATTTCCTGGCGCTGTGCCGGAAGCGCGGATTCAAGATCGCGATTGACGATTTCGGCGCCGGGTTTTCGGGATTCGAGCTCTTTTATTATTCCGAGCCCGACTTCCTCAAGTTCGATCGCTTTCTCATAAGCGGTATCGACTCCGACGTGAAGAAGCGCACCTTCTGCGCGCATATCCTGAGCCTCGCCAGGCTTTTTGGCGTCGTGAGCATCGCCGAGGGGATCGAAACGGAGAAGGAATTCCGCGCGTGTTCCGATCTCGGCTTCGACCTGGTGCAGGGGTATTATATCGCGCAACCGGCGCACCGGGGGGACGGGCTGGCATACGCGTATGGACATGTAAGGGAGCTTGCGCTGAGCAACCGGCGCGCCGCCGCCGGCGACGCGGGGAGCCTGAGACGGCAGATGATTCCCCTGGAGACGATCGGCGCGGGGGACGGGATGGAGGTCATCTTCAAGCGGTTTAACCGTAATTCCGGGTCCAGCTTCTTCCCGGTACTGGACGGGCAGGGGTTTCCGCTGGGCATCCTGCACGAGCGGAAGATCAAGAAGTTCGTGTATTCTCCCTTCGGGTACGACCTGCTCATCCGCAAGCGACTCCACCAATACCTTGAAAGCTTCATGGAGAAATGCCCCATCGTCGATATCAATACCCCGCAGGAGAAAATCCTCGAGGTCTTCGTGAATAATCCGGGGGCGGACGGGGTGATAATAACCGAGGACTTGCAGTACCGGGGCTTTCTCACCTCGACCTCGCTCTTGCACCTCATAAACGAACAAAACCTCGCCTTGGCGCGCGAGCTTAATCCGCTTACGAAGCTTCCCGGAAACATCCTCGTGACCCGTTTCATCACGGATACCCTCGAGCGCGGCGTGCGGTCCTGGTTCATCTATTTCGACCTGGACAATTTCAAGCCGTTCAACGACCGGTTCGGCTTCCGGCAGGGCGACCGGGCGATCGTGCTCTTTGGGGACATCCTGAGAAAACATTTTACGGACGGGGGATGTTTTGCGGGGCATATTGGGGGCGACGATTTCTTCGTGGGCGTGCGCGGCGATGAGGGTTTATCCGCGGACGCGGTGCGGATCAAGGTCTCCGAATGCATGGAGGAGTTCAACCTGATCGTGGCGACCTTTTACGAGGCACAGGAGATCGCATCGGGGTATTACGGCGCCCGTGACAGGTACGGCACGTGGAGGGAATTTCCGCTCCTTACCGTGAGCGCGGCGGTCCTCGAAGTGGAGGAAGGCTGCGGAATAGGCGCGGTGGAGCTCGTCTTCGACCGGCTTGCCAGGCTGAAACGGCAGGTTAAAGGGCGCGAAAAAGAGATTCCCTCGTATCATTCGGGGGAGTGGAAAAGCGTCCCCCGGTTAGCTTACCAGATGCTGGGCTGCGGGGGATACCATTTAACCGTAGATGGAAAATAGCTAATTTCGTGCCAAAATGTGGGAAAAATGTAGAAATACTCAGGAGGATTGAGTTACAATTGACCCGGTTAATTAACAATTTCTTTAAATTATACTTATAAACACTTGACTGCCTCCCGGTCTTCTACTCGTGTATTTTACCGTCGCGTTATTTTCTAGGTTCAAATAGTCGTCGCTTTCCGGACGGCTTGAACATAATAATTCGCAAAAATTTTTAGGAGGAATCTTGATGAAGAGCAAAAAATTTGCTGTAATGCTCCTCGCGGCAGTATTCGCGTTCTCCGGCGCGGCGTTCGCGCAGGAAAAGGCAGCGGAGAAAGTAGCAGATGTCGCTCCGGTTAAAGCCGAGGAGCCCAAGGCGCTGGTAGATGTAAGCGGCCTTCTGTATTTGGATTATGCGTATTTTTTGGGCGATCAGTCGAAAATGTCGGCTGGCTCCGACAATAGCAAAACCGGTGAGGATACCATGCGCCTCAACCGCATCTATTTGAATTTCTCTAAGAAGTTCGATGATGTCTGGAGTGCCAAGGTTACCCTGGACGGCGCCGGGTATGACAAATATGCAACGTACGATAAAGGCACTGGCGATGGCGTTCTGACGAACAATTCCAAGGGCAGCGTTGTATACGTAAAAAACGCCTACGTCGAAATGAAGAAAAGCATCAATCCCATCGATGTAAAGCTCACCTATGGCATCCAGTCCACCCCTGTAGTCGGCCTGGCGGATTCGATGGCCGGCTCGCGTTGGATATACAACAACTACCTTGAGAAGAGCAACGACCTGCTCGGAACCGGGGGGGGCACGACTAAAGTCGCACATTCTTTGGACTACGCCTCGGCCGACATGGGTATTCGCGCTGACGTAACCGTGATGAAGATGGTTACCTTCACCGGCATGTACGCGAACGGCGACGGCTTCAAGTACACTGAAGACCAGAAGCTGACGGACAAGGCCTATACCGGAATTGTGAGCATTACTCCCATCAAGGGCCTTTTCGTGAACGGCTATTATCACAACAGGGACATCGTGGCCCTCTCCCAGGGTGCGAAGGATGACGATGAAGTTACTTACAAGGGCGCAGGCGTTGCATGGAGTGACAAATTATACAAAGTAGGCATCAACTACTTCATGGGAAACAGGGATTCAAAAACGCCTGCTGATAAGGCTGATTACACCCTTATGGACATGTGGGCGAATATCAATCTCCAGGCCGTTGCCGGGATGCCAATCCTTCTCTATGCCCGCTACGCGACCGGAGAAACGAAGTACGATCTCAGTACAGTGAAAAAAGCGGATGGAAGCACCTATTATGCCGGTATAGGTTATCAGTTCAACAAGGACATTCAGGTTATGCTGGTATACCAGAGCATCACGACGAACGATGGAACCGTCAAGCTGACGGACGATACCCTCTACGCCAAGATGGAAGTCAAGTTCTAAGCTTACAGTAAACTATGTCTTCAACAGGGAGCGGCGCCACAAGCGCCGCTTCTTTTTTTGGGGTGCGCCCAGCACGGACGCACGCCTGGTGGTTTCCGCTCCCTCCGGGGGATTCAGGGGGCCGCTTTTCCGAGATCGCTTTCAGGCCATGGCGCGGTGGACGGGTACAGGCGCATCGGCCCCCATTGCCGTATCCCATGGTCGTTCTTTTTAACGAAGGCCCGACCGTTATCCGAATTTTTACTTTACTAAAATATAATTTTCAGTATTTTATATACAAATACAAAAAGGAGGTTGCCGCATGATCGACTTCATCTACAACTCCCTTGCCGCTATCGGGTTTACCCATCCCCTTCATCCCTCATTGACCCATATCCCCATGGGAATGGTGATGGGCGCGTTTTTCTTCCAGGCGGCTTCCTTCAAATGGGAAGACCTCGCGAAATCGGCGCATTATTGCCTCCTCCTCGCGCTTATATTCTGGCCCCCGACCGCCGTGCTGGGTTTGCTGGACTGGCAGCACCGGTACCTGGGGGTACTGAACGGGCTCATTATCGCGAAGATCGTTCTCGCGTGCGTGCTGTTGGTGTTCCTGCTCGGGACCATATTCCTGTATCGCAGGGGAAACATTGATAAAAAGATTCTCATGTTCGCCTACCTGCTCAACCTGCTGACGGTAGTCGCGATGGGCTTTATCGGCGGGCAGTTGATTTTCGGATAGGCGCACGCGGTAACAGGTACACGCTCAGGTTCCTTGCAACGGGTCCGCCGGTCAAACGGGCGGATCGAGGTAAGGATAAGGGGGCCCGGGGGCCGATACACGTCCGGGAGCCCCGGAAGAACCGTTTCATCATAGTGCCGAGCATAATTTAACAAGGAGAAATTATATATGAAATCACGCTGTAGGGCAAAACGCATCCTCTTCCTGATGTTTATCGGACTGTTCGCGCTTGCGGCGGTCAATTGCGGCAAGGAAAAGCCGGCGGACAAGCCCCTTGAAACGGGAACTGCGGCGAAAGGCGACCAGGGTTACACCTTCAAGGTCGCTGCCGACAAGATGCAGCTTCAGTGGAGCCTGGCGGGCGAAACGCTCACCGTAAAGCTGAAGGCCCCCACGAGCGGGTGGGTGGGCGTCGGCTTCAACCCCACGGACAGCATGAAGGACGCGAACTTCGTCATGGGCCTCGTGAAGGAAGGGAAGGTCACCGTGAGCAGCCAGTATGGGACCGCGAAGAACCTGCATAAGAATGTGACGGACCTTGGTGGGAAGAGCTACGTGACGAACGCGGCGGGGAAGGAAGAGAACAACGAAACCGAGATCAGTTTCAGCATGCCGCTCAAGTCCGGGGACAGCCTCGACCGGCCCATCACTGCCAACGCCGATACGGTGGTGCTTCTCGCATACGGTCCCGGCGATATCCTCGCCCAGCAGCACGTGTACCGGGCGCGCCTGAAAATAAACCTTTCTACCGGCGCCTATACGCTCATGGCGAGCGCGAAACAGTAGCGTGGGCGGATGTCCATGAGATCGACCTGGTCGATAATCCTGCCCCTGTTCATGGCCGCGGTCCTGTGCGGCCCCTTGTACGGACATGAAGATCATGAAGGGGCCGGCATCTCGCCCGGGATGCAGGAAAAGCGCTCCGGCGTCGTGGGAGATACGGGGGGCGCCCCCGCAGACAGGAAAGACGTGGGCATGGATGAAAAGCTGGGTGCGAAGATTCCCGGTGAGGCCGTCTTCCTGGATGAAAATGGCCGGAAGCTCACCCTGGCCTCGTACCTGGATAAACCCACGCTTGTGCTTCCCCTCTACTACACGTGCCCCCAAACGTGCGGCCTCATGCTCGGTCATCTCGCGACGGCGCTGGGCGACGTTCCGCTCGTTCCGGGCAGGGATTTCCGCGTGCTCGCCCTGAGTATCGACGAGCAGGACGACCCGGCGAGCGCGACCCGGGCCAAGACGAATTATTTCAAGCTGGTCCGCAAGGAATTTCCCGAGGGGGACTGGCGTTTCCTCACCGGGGACGCCGCGAATATCCGCGCTTTTACGGATGCGATCGGGTTCCGGTTCAAAAAAACGGGCACACGGGATTTCATTCATCCCAATGTGCTGATAGTCCTTGCGCATGACGGAACCGTGATCCGGTATCTCTATGGACCCACGTTCCTTCCTTTTGATATAGGAATGGCGATCACCGAGGCGGAGAAGGGCACTCCCTCGCTTTCGGTCCGGAAACTGGTGAGCCTGTGCTTCCAGTACGAGCCGGAAAACGGAACCTATAAATTCAGCGCGATCAGGATCGTGATCACCGTGATGCTCGCCTTTCTGGCGATAATCATGTACCTATTGTTAAGAAAGAATTCGGCGAGGAGACCGGCCGCATGAGCGCAGAGACATCATTTTTCAATACGCCGTCACCGGCGCGCTACAAGGGACTGGGCGCGTGGCTGCTTACCACCGATCACAAGCGTATCGGCCTCATGTACCTCGTCGTGATACTGTTCTGGTTCGCGATCGGCGTGACCGCAGGCCTGTTCATGCGCACCCAGCTCATGTCGCCCGGTTCCACGCTCATGGAGGCGCAGACCTACAACGCGTTCTTCACCGTCCATGGCGTGATCATGATATTCCTGTTCATCATCCCGGGGATTCCCGCGATTTTCGGCAATTTTCTCCTCCCCATACAGATCGGCGCGGAGGACGTCTTTTTCCCGCGGCTGAACCTTCTTTCCTGGTACCTTTATGTCGCCGGCGGCATTATCGCGATCATCTCGCTCTTCGTCTCGGGGGCGCCCGATACCGGCTGGACCTTCT includes:
- a CDS encoding DOMON domain-containing protein; the encoded protein is MKSRCRAKRILFLMFIGLFALAAVNCGKEKPADKPLETGTAAKGDQGYTFKVAADKMQLQWSLAGETLTVKLKAPTSGWVGVGFNPTDSMKDANFVMGLVKEGKVTVSSQYGTAKNLHKNVTDLGGKSYVTNAAGKEENNETEISFSMPLKSGDSLDRPITANADTVVLLAYGPGDILAQQHVYRARLKINLSTGAYTLMASAKQ
- a CDS encoding glutamate--tRNA ligase yields the protein MRVRFAPSPTGFLHIGNARTAVCNYVIAKKTGATYVLRIEDTDMERSSLESEKSILEDLRWLGIRWDEGPDAGGDLGPYRQSERFDIYRTYTEKLLAQGKAYHCYCSPEELEAGRRSATSEGRPFVYPGTCRNLSETQRRNFETQGRRPTVRFLVPDGETIAINDHVKGRVVFASENIGGDFIIVRSDGTPIYNYIVTIDDTLMKITHVIRGEDHLPNTPKQVLIARALGLPEPEYAHLALVLGPDRAKLSKRHGITSVEMYRREGYLPEALVNYLSMLGWATESGEEIIPFEEIVRQIELEHLARSAAVFDFVKLRWMNGNYIRSADPGRITDLCIPYLEEAGFDTASFPRPWLEKVIDLVRGNCEVLSDVTKFAPPFLAEVMEPDAEADAMLREDDSKKIIAEAQRLLSGELNEDNFSTELVNRIKAGTGLKGKKLFHPVRALLTGSLAGPELDLAIPLIGYKKCRARAEFIKEKYLG
- the thiL gene encoding thiamine-phosphate kinase; translated protein: MQGAGGIHKGEIPGLMRITSEWDLLGKIRERVGKTGLPHPESLFKGIGDDCAVFAVDDSTFGLLTTDISVEHVHFSRDFGRPADIGFKAMMGNVSDIASMCGSPRFALVAIGIPADTMEEYVLELYEGMIEAANQSGTIIAGGDTSKSDVLTLSIALYGEVPRKKLAARDGAAAGDIVYLTSTTGDSMAGLEILKTGDRARIGRYPDLVRKHVRPMARVGIVQEISQVFAPTAMVDVSDGILSDLRHICTESGRGFVIDTDALPISPGLKAFTRETGSDPRTYALESGEEYELLFTSPRDLSATMNVNLNGIPVTAIGKITDKGYSLVRNGVMVKAGTGGFDHFK
- a CDS encoding YgiT-type zinc finger protein, which codes for MECSCGGVLIEGRSTYRKGSENFFFTLENIPAFQCMRCGKVLFTDEVVEKIRKLEQRLERDANEIVTGKPSVRLGDY
- a CDS encoding GGDEF domain-containing protein, whose translation is MENMLSKQEYYVNQAARVLPSEWERVMNSVEFAFQPIVNPLTGITFGLEALVRGTERAGFASIQDMFDTAFREGTLFGLDIRLRILAIERFGALSFHRKVKLFYNYDPRVHEMSDYTCGITEQILADANLDHSVITFEISERYKVRSDGEFMDFLALCRKRGFKIAIDDFGAGFSGFELFYYSEPDFLKFDRFLISGIDSDVKKRTFCAHILSLARLFGVVSIAEGIETEKEFRACSDLGFDLVQGYYIAQPAHRGDGLAYAYGHVRELALSNRRAAAGDAGSLRRQMIPLETIGAGDGMEVIFKRFNRNSGSSFFPVLDGQGFPLGILHERKIKKFVYSPFGYDLLIRKRLHQYLESFMEKCPIVDINTPQEKILEVFVNNPGADGVIITEDLQYRGFLTSTSLLHLINEQNLALARELNPLTKLPGNILVTRFITDTLERGVRSWFIYFDLDNFKPFNDRFGFRQGDRAIVLFGDILRKHFTDGGCFAGHIGGDDFFVGVRGDEGLSADAVRIKVSECMEEFNLIVATFYEAQEIASGYYGARDRYGTWREFPLLTVSAAVLEVEEGCGIGAVELVFDRLARLKRQVKGREKEIPSYHSGEWKSVPRLAYQMLGCGGYHLTVDGK
- a CDS encoding SCO family protein; its protein translation is MRSTWSIILPLFMAAVLCGPLYGHEDHEGAGISPGMQEKRSGVVGDTGGAPADRKDVGMDEKLGAKIPGEAVFLDENGRKLTLASYLDKPTLVLPLYYTCPQTCGLMLGHLATALGDVPLVPGRDFRVLALSIDEQDDPASATRAKTNYFKLVRKEFPEGDWRFLTGDAANIRAFTDAIGFRFKKTGTRDFIHPNVLIVLAHDGTVIRYLYGPTFLPFDIGMAITEAEKGTPSLSVRKLVSLCFQYEPENGTYKFSAIRIVITVMLAFLAIIMYLLLRKNSARRPAA